From the Methanomassiliicoccales archaeon genome, the window AGCAGGTCCTGAAGAAGGTCCAATCGCCTCAGGAAATCATAGGCACGGTCCACTTTGCCGACCTCCTCCAGATCACGATGCATGTCCGTGCCTACGGTGACTTTGACCTTGCCCCTGAAGGCCTGGAATTGGCGCTCCGCTAGTTCGAAGTACTGTCTCCCCTCCCTCTGGTAAAGGGAAGCGGTGTTGGCCTCTACGAACAATCCATAGGATTGCAAGAGGTTGGCCAGATCCTTTGGAGAGATGCCGGAAAAGACCCTTTCCAGGTCGGTGTGGACCAGGCCGCAGGGCACACGCAGCTGCGTCAATATGGGGTCGAGCTCCACCAGGCTGCTGCCTCCCTGATGCATGTCATTGACATATTCGAAGAGCACGAGATCAAGGGAATTCAATGCTTCGAAAGGCAACGAGAATAAATCGCAGCGCTCTGGATTGGTGTCTATCTCCACCCCTGCCAGCAGTTTTATGCCCTGATGGCGCCTCTGTGCCTGCCTTATCTCAGAAATGTAATCCTCGAGCTCTTCCGCTGCCACGCTCCTGCGCACCTTTGTCGTTTCAAAGTGATCGGTGATGGCCACTGCGTCCAGGCCGCTTCGCTCTGCGACCTCAACTATTTCCTCGATCGAGTACTGACCGTCAGAATACAGGGAGTGTAGGTGGAGATTGGAGCGAAGGGGCATCCGCCTTTGCGAAAGAGGAGGGGGTAGATAACAGATTCGCCTCTAACTTTTCAAATGATAGCCCTATCTTCAGCGCACCTGCTCCCATTTCTCCAGCTCCAGCACGCTGGATAGCGTCCCACCGCGGCGGATCTCCTCGCGGATCCTGTTCTCCCGCTCTAACACGTCCAAGGCGCGGTTGGCGACCTCCACGGCGGATTCCTGTGGAACCACCACCAGGCCGCTCTCGTCTCCTATGATCCAGTCGCCCGTTCGCACCAACTGGCCACCGCACATTATCTCCAACCCGATGCCGCCGTGGCCTTTAGGCTCGCCCGCATGCGGCACTACGTATCGACAGAAGCAGGGGAATCCTATCTCCCGAATCACATCCATGTCCCTGACCGCTCCATCCACCACCACACCGGTGATGCCCTTTCCCTGCGCGCTCAGGGAAGCCAGCTCTCCCCACACAGCCACATCGCTGCCCCCTGCGTCGATCACCAGGACATCGCCCGGGGAGGCGCGGTCTATGGCCTCTACTGGCTTCGCCCAATCCCCTTTAGCCGTCTGCACCGTCAAGGCCCTACCCACCAACTTCTGCCCCGCTCGCAGATGAGGCACTAGGCCGAGAATTACACCGCGCTTGTGCTGCGCATCCGCGATGTTCGGCGTCGAGACCTTGGTGAAGGCTTGGAAGAGTTCCTCCTTCCCGTATTTGCGCGAGATCTCCTGAGCTCCCACCTGGCCGGTCAACATGGCCCGCTTGACGGCCTTGGCCGCCTCTCTGACGTTCTCCGCCTTTATGATGGAACCGCCCACGATGATCACGCTCGCCCCCGCTTCCACGTAATCCTTGGCTGTGAATTGTGTGATCCCCCCCGCCACGGCCACCGGGATGCGGAGCGAAGCCGCGATCTCCCGCACCGACTGCAAAGGCGAAGTCCGGCCATGCATCTGCTCATCCACGCCCACGTGCAGGCAGACCAGCTCCGCGCCCAGCTTCTCCACCTCCTTGGCGCGCTCCAGCTTGTTCGCCACGTTAATCAAGTCCACCATCACCTTGGCCCCGTACTTCCTAGCGGTGAGCACGCTCTCGGAGATGGTGGCATCGTCCGCCAGGGCGAGCACCGTCACGATGTCCGCGCCTGCTTTGGCCGCTATCTCCACCTCGAAGGCGCCCACGTCCATCACCTTCATGTCCGCCACTAGGGTGAGGGTTGGGAAGGCCTTGCGCAGCTCCCTGATGGCCAAGG encodes:
- a CDS encoding CpsB/CapC family capsule biosynthesis tyrosine phosphatase, with product MPLRSNLHLHSLYSDGQYSIEEIVEVAERSGLDAVAITDHFETTKVRRSVAAEELEDYISEIRQAQRRHQGIKLLAGVEIDTNPERCDLFSLPFEALNSLDLVLFEYVNDMHQGGSSLVELDPILTQLRVPCGLVHTDLERVFSGISPKDLANLLQSYGLFVEANTASLYQREGRQYFELAERQFQAFRGKVKVTVGTDMHRDLEEVGKVDRAYDFLRRLDLLQDLLL
- the hxlA gene encoding 3-hexulose-6-phosphate synthase, whose product is MSAVLQVALDMMHLKRALEIGREAVEGGADWVEAGTPLIKSEGALAIRELRKAFPTLTLVADMKVMDVGAFEVEIAAKAGADIVTVLALADDATISESVLTARKYGAKVMVDLINVANKLERAKEVEKLGAELVCLHVGVDEQMHGRTSPLQSVREIAASLRIPVAVAGGITQFTAKDYVEAGASVIIVGGSIIKAENVREAAKAVKRAMLTGQVGAQEISRKYGKEELFQAFTKVSTPNIADAQHKRGVILGLVPHLRAGQKLVGRALTVQTAKGDWAKPVEAIDRASPGDVLVIDAGGSDVAVWGELASLSAQGKGITGVVVDGAVRDMDVIREIGFPCFCRYVVPHAGEPKGHGGIGLEIMCGGQLVRTGDWIIGDESGLVVVPQESAVEVANRALDVLERENRIREEIRRGGTLSSVLELEKWEQVR